A window from Mangifera indica cultivar Alphonso chromosome 2, CATAS_Mindica_2.1, whole genome shotgun sequence encodes these proteins:
- the LOC123208590 gene encoding uncharacterized protein LOC123208590 produces the protein MEVRERGENDLYHRESSLQILPTLGTTPEIEKKRKLDRCRKKQLMTPAESRPWAALPKELLEIFSKSNSLSIADFLSFGKVCRNWRLSYLETKSAFMASRPPLVIYISTRAKRSCYFYEIKTSPNTYKTKLPNFARNFCIGLSNGYLIMEDIFTNVWVINPITGHKLKFPRLFETPNFLNCSDRAVFASIGDDAKDNFLLAVLAPTYKTLMFFVSRVNQWQQFSYIRKNWSIIDIVVFGGRVFCITSENQIGVLSVKTCEVILLNLKNTPQLRSIWPVRFVASKNQLLIVDFPREGNVLEVYTIDLLKMEWVKVNQLRDKDEAIFLGEKMSSRLSNATNWGGQSNCIYYLPFKHNTCYIYSIRGESLGSFPIMKQKAAPKMNGWFFPGECFTLENVRDE, from the exons atggAAGTGAGAGAGAGAGGCGAGAATGATCTTTATCATCGTGAGTCATCACTGCAAATATTGCCGACATTAG GCACAACACCtgaaattgagaagaaaagaaaactcgACAGATGCAGAAAGAAACAATTGATGACCCCTGCTGAGTCAAGACCATGGGCTGCTCTTCCTAAGGAACTTCTTGAAATTTTCTCTAAATCTAACAGCCTTAGTATTGCAGATTTTCTCAGCTTTGGCAAAGTTTGCAGGAATTGGAGATTGTCTTATTTGGAGACGAAAAGCGCATTCATGGCTTCAAGACCACCACTTGTCATTTACATTTCAACTCGAGCTAAGAGATCTTGTTATTTCTATGAAATAAAAACTTCCCCAAACACATATAAAACTAAACTCCCTAACTTTGCTCGCAACTTCTGTATCGGTCTTTCCAATGGATATTTAATCATGGAAGATATTTTCACCAACGTTTGGGTCATTAATCCTATCACAGGCCACAAGCTTAAATTCCCTCGTTTGTTTGAAACACCTAATTTTTTGAATTGCTCTGATCGTGCTGTGTTTGCTTCAATAGGAGACGACGCTAAAGATAACTTTCTACTTGCAGTTCTTGCTCCAACATACAAAACATTGATGTTCTTTGTCTCCCGAGTAAACCAATGGCAACAGTTCTCTTATATAAGAAAGAATTGGTCGATTATTGACATCGTTGTTTTTGGTGGCAGGGTTTTTTGTATAACAAGTGAAAATCAGATTGGAGTTCTAAGTGTTAAAACTTGTGAGGTAATTCTtctgaatttgaaaaatacaccTCAATTGAGAAGCATTTGGCCTGTGAGATTCGTGGCGTCAAAAAACCAGCTACTGATTGTTGATTTTCCTCGGGAGGGTAACGTTCTTGAAGTCTACACAATCGATTTGTTGAAGATGGAGTGGGTTAAGGTCAACCAATTGAGAGATAAGGATGAAGCTATTTTCCTTGGTGAGAAAATGTCTTCGAGATTGAGCAACGCAACAAATTGGGGAGGCCAAAGCAACTGTATTTACTACCTGCCATTCAAGCACAACACTTGTTATATATACAGCATAAGAGGGGAGAGTTTGGGAAGTTTTCCTATCATGAAGCAAAAAGCTGCTCCGAAAATGAATGGCTGGTTTTTCCCTGGCGAATGTTTTACCCTTGAAAATGTAAGAGATGAATAG
- the LOC123206013 gene encoding histone H3.2, with the protein MARTKQTARKSTGGKAPRKQLATKAARKSAPATGGVKKPHRFRPGTVALREIRKYQKSTELLIRKLPFQRLVREIAQDFKTDLRFQSSAVAALQEAAEAYLVGLFEDTNLCAIHAKRVTIMPKDIQLARRIRGERA; encoded by the coding sequence ATGGCTCGTACTAAACAAACAGCTAGAAAGTCCACCGGAGGTAAGGCGCCCCGGAAGCAGCTGGCTACCAAGGCCGCTCGTAAGTCAGCTCCGGCGACTGGTGGAGTTAAGAAGCCTCACCGTTTTAGGCCAGGAACTGTGGCCTTAAGAGAGATTAGAAAGTATCAGAAGAGCACTGAGCTTCTGATCAGGAAGCTTCCATTTCAGAGGCTGGTGAGAGAAATCGCTCAGGATTTCAAGACCGATTTGAGGTTCCAGAGCAGCGCAGTCGCGGCTCTTCAAGAAGCTGCTGAGGCTTATCTCGTCGGCCTCTTTGAGGACACCAATCTTTGTGCAATTCATGCTAAGAGGGTTACCATCATGCCTAAAGATATTCAACTTGCTAGGAGGATTAGAGGTGAGAGGGCTTAG
- the LOC123201759 gene encoding IRK-interacting protein-like: protein MAAATTTSSQIFQNQNTDNNNTPVSRQEIQAAIAKAVELRALHAALRQGNSPANSRYPSCSPVSRPVTQFSAQDYPVFTPSYDDEPVAGCHQISSKNQSGNWDDYGVEGNDSGFSDYKKENSASKKGWPSSFATSESHICPAEDQKSVTGSTTNPITVLQSSPVTTEFYKSSARNSLGDFKSVSSCNRCKPATITTEAENVTRNIKNSNIVVPLTDSHSLVQSQPKNRGVISWLFPRLKKKHKSENSPNRTESEEVSQIFKDLGILSVETLKRELIEANENRDAALNEVSEMKSNLGELKQRLEYLESYCEELKKALKQATNLKDSQVPEKLGNFPRRGKSIDGNSEYLMPVSEEVMVEGFLQIVSEARLSVKQFCKTLIAQIEDTDQSLMDNLNALLQPYKLSLTSKFSKAVSYHLEAIINQTLYMDFENCVFQKNGSPKHLDPQQDRQAQFSSFVALRNLSWNEVLRKGTKYYSEEFSKFCDQKMSCIITILNWTRPWPEQLLQAFFVAAKCIWLLHLLAFSFNPPLGILRVEENRSFDGNYMEDLFLERQKSQGPSRVKIMVMPGFYVQDRVLRCKVLCRYKFVA, encoded by the exons ATGGCTGCTGCCACCACCACTTCTTCtcaaatctttcaaaatcaaaacactGATAACAACAATACCCCAGTTAGCAGACAAGAAATTCAAGCTGCCATTGCTAAAGCAGTTGAGTTGAGAGCTCTTCATGCCGCTTTGAGGCAAGGCAACAGCCCCGCCAATTCTCGATACCCTTCTTGCTCCCCTGTTTCTCGTCCTGTTACACAGTTCTCCGCTCAAGATTACCCTGTTTTCACTCCT AGTTATGACGACGAACCAGTAGCCGGGTGTCATCAAATTTCGTCGAAGAATCAATCAGGGAACTGGGATGATTATGGAGTTGAAGGAAATGATAGTGGTTTTTCAGATTACAAGAAGGAGAATTCAGCTTCAAAGAAAGGATGGCCTTCAAGTTTTGCTACTTCAGAGTCACATATTTGTCCTGCTGAAGACCAAAAATCTGTCACTGGTTCAACCACTAACCCCATCACAGTTCTTCAGAGTTCTCCGGTTACAACAGAATTCTACAAATCCTCCGCAAGAAACAGCTTGGGAGACTTCAAATCAGTATCCTCTTGCAATAGATGCAAACCTGCAACCATCACAACCGAGGCCGAAAATGTCACCAGGAATATCAAGAACTCCAACATTGTTGTGCCATTGACAGATTCCCATTCCTTAGTTCAATCACAACCGAAAAATCGGGGAGTGATTTCGTGGTTGTTTCCAAGGTTGAAGAAGAAGCACAAGTCGGAGAATTCCCCAAACCGGACAGAATCCGAAGAAGTTTCACAGATTTTCAAGGACTTGGGGATTCTGTCAGTTGAAACATTGAAGAGAGAGCTGATAGAGGCAAATGAGAATCGTGACGCCGCGTTGAATGAAGTTTCTGAAATGAAATCCAACTTAGGGGAGCTGAAACAAAGACTGGAGTACTTGGAGTCATACTGTGAAGAGCTGAAGAAAGCTTTGAAACAAGCAACAAATTTAAAGGACTCTCAAGTTCCTGAAAAACTTGGAAATTTTCCTCGGAGAGGCAAGTCCATTGATGGAAATTCGGAATATTTGATGCCTGTGAGTGAAGAAGTAATGGTGGAAGGCTTCTTGCAGATAGTTTCTGAAGCGAGATTATCAGTAAAACAATTTTGCAAGACGCTCATCGCGCAAATAGAAGACACAGATCAATCTCTAATGGACAACTTGAATGCCCTTCTTCAACCATACAAATTATCACTGACTTCAAAATTCTCCAAGGCGGTTTCATACCATTTAGAAGCAATAATAAACCAAACACTCTACATGGATTTTGAGAATTGTGTGTTTCAGAAAAATGGTTCACCAAAGCATTTAGACCCTCAACAAGATCGCCAAGCGCAGTTTTCCTCTTTTGTTGCTCTGCGAAATCTGAGCTGGAATGAAGTCTTAAGGAAAGGGACTAAATATTACAGTGAAGAATTCAGCAAATTCTGTGACCAAAAAATGAGCTGcataattacaatattaaattggacaagGCCATGGCCAGAACAACTTCTGCAGGCATTTTTTGTGGCTGCAAAATGCATATGGTTGCTTCATTTACTTGCTTTTTCGTTCAATCCGCCCTTGGGGATCTTGAGGGTGGAAGAAAACAGGAGCTTTGATGGAAATTACATGGAGGATTTGTTCTTGGAAAGGCAAAAATCACAGGGGCCTAGCAGGGTTAAAATAATGGTGATGCCAGGATTTTATGTGCAGGATAGAGTACTGAGATGTAAGGTTCTTTGCAGGTATAAATTTGtagcttaa
- the LOC123209670 gene encoding UDP-glycosyltransferase 92A1-like: protein MAETKENIIMFPFMAQGHINPFLSLALRIEKANKYIITFVNTPLNIKKLGSFLPENSSIHLVELPFNSLDFDLPPNTENLESLPDSLFYNFFKASLSLKPYFGKLVSNLIHQQNGQKPLCIISDMLLGWCEEIAQEAGIYHAMFISSSGFASACYYSLWMNLPHRNADSDEFMLPDFPEGSTIHVTQMEEVLRAATGTDLSSAFVRNELLSHWSEADGILFNTVEELDKLGLMYFRRKFGRQVWPIGPVILSPGSQAPRKREFGVSQEECKNWLDKKPSCSVLYVSFGSQFTLSASNMIQLAMALEGCGKNFIWVVRPPIDIDSNSELKPNECFPEGFEERIKDSGCGLLVHKWAPQVDILSHKSLSAFFSHCGWNSAIESLSHGVPMIGWPLQADQFYNAKLLQEEIGVCVEVARGKSCEVLHEEIVAKIELVMNDTEKGKEMRKKAREVMEIIENAIRDEANFKGSSMEVMDQFLNAALKRKQGEVS, encoded by the coding sequence ATGgcagaaacaaaagaaaacataataatGTTTCCTTTCATGGcacaaggccatataaacccttTCCTATCTTTAGCCCTTCGAATTGAAAAGGCAAACAAATACATCATAACTTTTGTTAACACCCCTTTAAATATCAAGAAACTTGGATCGTTTCTCCCTGAGAACTCTTCCATTCATCTTGTTGAACTCCCTTTTAATAGCTTAGATTTTGATCTCCCTCCAAATACTGAAAACCTGGAATCTCTTCCAGATAgtttgttttacaatttttttaaagcttCTTTGTCTTTGAAACCCTATTTCGGGAAACTAGTCTCTAATCTTATACATCAACAAAATGGACAAAAACCACTGTGCATCATCTCAGATATGCTTTTAGGATGGTGTGAAGAGATAGCTCAAGAGGCTGGAATATATCATGCGATGTTCATCAGTTCTAGTGGTTTTGCCTCGGCGTGTTACTACTCCCTGTGGATGAATTTACCTCATCGGAACGCGGATTCCGATGAATTTATGTTGCCGGATTTTCCTGAAGGGTCTACGATTCATGTTACTCAAATGGAAGAAGTATTAAGAGCTGCGACTGGAACTGACTTGTCTTCAGCTTTTGTGAGAAATGAGCTCCTTTCTCACTGGAGTGAAGCTGACGGAATTTTGTTCAATACAGTAGAGGAGCTTGACAAACTTGGACTAATGTATTTCAGGAGAAAATTCGGACGACAAGTTTGGCCTATTGGACCTGTTATTTTGTCTCCAGGAAGCCAGGCTCCAAGGAAAAGAGAATTTGGAGTCTCCCAAGAGGAGTGTAAAAATTGGCTTGATAAGAAACCTTCTTGTTCAGTTCTCTATGTGTCATTTGGGTCACAGTTTACCCTATCTGCGTCAAATATGATTCAATTGGCAATGGCTTTAGAGGGTTGTGGCAAGAATTTCATTTGGGTCGTTAGGCCACCTATAGACATTGATTCAAACTCAGAGTTGAAACCCAATGAATGTTTTCCTGAAGGATTTGAAGAAAGAATCAAAGACTCAGGATGTGGGCTTTTAGTTCATAAATGGGCACCACAGGTTGATATTTTATCTCACAAATCTTTATCTGCATTTTTTAGTCACTGTGGATGGAACTCTGCAATTGAATCACTGAGCCACGGCGTGCCGATGATTGGGTGGCCACTGCAGGCAGATCAGTTTTATAATGCGAAGTTGTTGCAGGAAGAAATCGGAGTTTGTGTGGAGGTCGCCAGAGGGAAGAGTTGTGAGGTTCTTCACGAGGAAATAGTGGCAAAAATTGAGTTGGTGATGAATGATActgagaaaggcaaggaaatgAGAAAGAAAGCTAGGGAAGTTATGGAGATTATTGAAAATGCCATTAGAGATGAAGCGAATTTTAAAGGGTCATCTATGGAAGTCATGGATCAATTCTTGAATGCTGCATTGAAGAGAAAACAAGGGGAAGTCTCCTAA
- the LOC123209635 gene encoding UDP-glycosyltransferase 92A1-like, translating into MSETKENIVLFPFMAQGHLTPFLALAFHIQKTRKNCTITFVNTPLNIKKLRTSLPQKSSINLVEIPFNSSLHGLPPDSENCDSLPYPLIIQLLRASGSLKPGFRELINDLICRNNGADAPLCIIADIFFGWTASVAQEFNVFHAIFSGAGGFGLACYYSVWRNFPHKKTESEDFMLPDFEEAGKIHKTQLALSMLEADGFDPWSLFLGENLSQYVNSNGVLFNTVEEFDKLGLMYFNRKLGRPAWAIGPMLLSLENRAHTAKGKESGVSSDFCKEWLDSKPDKSVLFISFGSVNTISLSHMKKLAIALEASEKNFIWVIKPPIGFDINSEFREKEWLPEGFEERVILGSKRGLLVNKGLPQVEILSHRAIGGFLSHCGWNSVLKALVHGVPILGWAMAAEQFFNVKFLEEMGICVEVARGKTCELRHQDIEEKIEMVMSVESEKGNEIRRNICKVREMIKNAMRDEESYRGTSVKAMDEFFKAAASMKEKNKRGLINGV; encoded by the coding sequence ATGTCAgagacaaaagaaaatattgtacTCTTTCCATTCATGGCACAAGGCCATCTAACTCCCTTCCTAGCCTTGGCTTTTCACATTCAAAAAACCAGAAAAAACTGCACCATAACTTTCGTCAACACCCCTTTGAACATCAAGAAACTCCGCACATCTCTCCCTCAAAAGTCCTCCATCAATCTCGTTGAAATCCCTTTCAACAGTTCACTTCATGGCCTCCCGCCGGACTCCGAGAACTGCGACTCTCTCCCTTATCCTCTCATCATTCAACTCCTGAGAGCTTCTGGTTCCTTGAAGCCTGGTTTCAGAGAGCTCATAAACGATCTTATTTGCAGGAACAATGGCGCCGACGCCCCGCTTTGCATTATTGCGGATATCTTTTTCGGGTGGACGGCCAGCGTCGCTCAGGAGTTCAATGTGTTTCATGCCATTTTTAGTGGCGCTGGAGGATTTGGCTTGGCTTGTTACTACTCAGTCTGGAGAAATTTTCCGCATAAAAAAACTGAATCGGAGGATTTTATGTTGCCGGATTTTGAAGAAGCTGGAAAAATTCATAAGACACAATTGGCTTTAAGTATGCTTGAAGCTGATGGTTTTGATCCTTGGTCACTCTTCCTGGGAGAAAATTTATCACAATATGTGAATTCAAATGGTGTTTTGTTCAACACAGTTGAGGAATTCGACAAGCTTGGATTGATGTATTTTAACAGGAAATTAGGCAGGCCAGCTTGGGCAATTGGGCCAATGTTGTTATCTTTAGAAAATAGAGCACATACTGCAAAAGGCAAAGAATCTGGAGTCAGTTCAGATTTCTGCAAAGAATGGTTAGATTCAAAGCCTGATAAATCAGTTTTGTTCATTTCATTTGGGTCAGTGAACACAATCAGCTTGTCACATATGAAAAAACTGGCCATTGCTTTGGAAGcaagtgaaaaaaatttcatctgGGTTATTAAGCCGCCAATCGGGTTTGATATAAACTCAgaatttagagaaaaagaatGGCTGCCTGAAGGGTTTGAGGAGAGAGTGATATTGGGTTCAAAAAGAGGTCTTTTGGTGAATAAAGGGCTACCCCAAGTGGAGATTTTGTCACATAGAGCAATAGGTGGATTTTTGAGTCATTGTGGGTGGAATTCCGTGCTTAAAGCTTTGGTCCATGGGGTGCCGATTCTTGGGTGGGCGATGGCAGCCGAGCAGTTTTTTAATGTGAAGTTTTTAGAGGAGATGGGGATTTGTGTGGAGGTGGCGAGAGGGAAGACTTGTGAATTGAGACACCAAGATATAGAGGAAAAGATTGAGATGGTGATGAGTGTGGAAAGTGAGAAAGGGAATGAAATTAGAAGAAATATTTGTAAAGTGAGGGAGATGATTAAGAATGCCATGAGAGATGAAGAAAGTTACCGAGGAACTTCAGTGAAAGCCATGGATGAATTTTTCAAAGCTGCAGCatcaatgaaagaaaagaacaagAGAGGACTCATTAATGGAGTTTGA
- the LOC123209758 gene encoding UDP-glycosyltransferase 92A1-like, with translation MPETKENIILFPFMAQGHIIPFLALAFHIQKTRKNCTITFVNTPLNIKKLRSSLPQNSSINLVEIPFNSSLHGLPPDSENCDALPYSLIIQLLRASASLKPGFRELIDDLICRNNGADAPLCIIADIFFGWTASVAQEFNLFHAIFSGAGGFGLACYYSVWRNFPHKKTESEDFLLPDFEEAGKIHKTQLALSMLEADGSDPWSLFLGENLPEYVNSNGILFNTVEEFDKLGLMYFNRKLGRPAWAIGPIFLSLDNRAQTAKGKESGISSEICKEWLDSKPDKSVLYISFGSMNTISLSHMKELAIALEASEKNFIWVIRPPIGFDVNSEFREKEWLPEGFEERVISGSKRGLLVKKWAPQVEILSHKAIGGFLSHCGWNSVLEALIHGVPILGWAMAAEQFFNVKFLEEEMGICVEVARGKTCEVRHEDIEAKIETVMSMESKKGNEIRRNVCKVKEMIKNAMRDEENYKGTSVKAMDDFFKAALSMKEKNKKKGLINGV, from the coding sequence ATGCcggaaacaaaagaaaatattatactCTTTCCATTCATGGCACAAGGCCATATAATTCCCTTCCTCGCCTTGGCTTTTCACATTCAAAAAACCAGAAAAAACTGCACCATAACTTTTGTCAACACCCCTTTGAACATCAAGAAACTCCGCTCATCTCTCCCTCAAAACTCCTCCATTAATCTTGTTGAAATCCCTTTCAACAGTTCACTTCACGGCCTCCCACCAGACTCTGAGAACTGCGACGCTCTCCCTTATTCTCTCATCATTCAACTCCTGAGAGCTTCGGCTTCCTTGAAGCCTGGTTTCAGAGAGCTCATAGACGATCTTATTTGCAGGAACAATGGCGCCGACGCCCCGCTTTGCATTATTGCTGATATCTTTTTCGGGTGGACGGCCAGTGTTGCTCAAGAGTTCAATTTGTTTCATGCCATTTTTAGTGGCGCTGGAGGATTCGGCTTGGCTTGTTATTACTCGGTCTGGAGAAATTTTCCGCATAAGAAAACTGAATCGGAGGATTTTTTGTTGCCGGATTTTGAAGAAGCTGGAAAAATTCATAAGACACAATTGGCTTTAAGTATGCTTGAAGCTGATGGTTCTGATCCTTGGTCACTTTTCCTAGGGGAGAATTTACCAGAATATGTGAATTCAAATGGTATTTTGTTCAACACGGTTGAAGAATTCGACAAGCTTGGATTGATGTATTTTAACAGAAAACTAGGCAGGCCAGCTTGGGCAATTGGgccaatttttttatctttagacAACAGAGCACAGACTGCAAAAGGCAAAGAATCTGGAATCAGTTCAGAAATCTGCAAAGAATGGTTAGATTCAAAGCCTGATAAATCAGTTTTGTACATTTCATTTGGGTCAATGAACACAATCAGCTTGTCACACATGAAAGAACTGGCCATTGCTTTGGAAGcaagtgaaaaaaatttcatctgGGTTATTAGGCCGCCAATCGGGTTTGACGTAAACTCAgaatttagagaaaaagaatGGCTGCCTGAAGGGTTTGAAGAGAGGGTGATTTCGGGTTCAAAAAGAGGTCTTTTGGTGAAAAAATGGGCACCCCAAGTGGAGATTTTGTCACATAAAGCAATAGGTGGATTTTTGAGTCATTGTGGGTGGAATTCCGTGCTTGAAGCGTTGATCCATGGGGTGCCGATTCTGGGGTGGGCGATGGCAGCCGAGCAGTTTTTTAATGTGAAGTTTTTAGAGGAGGAGATGGGAATTTGTGTGGAGGTGGCGAGAGGGAAGACTTGTGAAGTGAGACACGAAGATATAGAGGCAAAGATTGAGACGGTGATGAGTATGGAAAGTAAGAAAGGGAATGAAATTAGAAGAAATGTTTGTAAAGTGAAGGAGATGATTAAGAATGCCATGAGAGATGAAGAAAATTACAAGGGAACTTCAGTGAAAGCCATGGATGATTTTTTCAAAGCTGCATTATCAATGAAagagaagaacaagaagaaagggCTCATTAATGGAGTTTGA
- the LOC123208591 gene encoding UDP-glycosyltransferase 92A1-like codes for MQEPKQNIVMFPYMGQGHIIPLLALALRIEKTNKYTITFVNTPLNIKKLTSSLPPNSSIHLLELPFNSSDHGLPPGAENMDSLPYHLFISLFQASLSLKPHFRKLISNLIHEQSGEKPVCIISDMFLGWCKEIAQEFGIFHAIFISCSAFGSACYYSLWLNLPHRSTVSDKFLFPDFPEASTFHVTQLSEVLRVADGSDPTTAFRRKELLSPWSKADGILFNTVEEIDKLGLMYFSRKLGRQVWPIGPVLLAPGSQARSRRDFGISPEECKYWLDNKPSCSVLYVSFGSQNTISASNMIQLAMALEGCGKTFIWVVRPPIGFDINSEFKANEWLPEGFEERIKQSGRGLLVHKWAPQVEILSHKSLSAFLSHCGWNSLVEALSYGVQILGWPLVAEQFYNVKLLEKEIGVCVEVARGRSCDVLHEEIVGKIEMVMNESEKGKEIRKKALQVKETIKNALSDEENFKGSSMKAMDEFLDACIDEKKMKIQ; via the coding sequence ATGCAGgaaccaaaacaaaacataGTAATGTTTCCCTATATGGGTCAAGGCCATATCATTCCTTTACTAGCATTGGCCCTTCGTATagagaaaacaaacaaatacaCCATAACTTTTGTTAACACCCCTTTGAATATCAAGAAACTCACTTCATCTCTCCCTCCAAACTCCTCCATTCATCTCCTTGAACTCCCTTTCAATAGCTCAGATCATGGCCTCCCTCCTGGTGCTGAAAACATGGATTCCCTTCCTTATCATCTCTTCATCTCTCTCTTTCAAGCTTCTCTGTCTTTGAAACCCCATTTCAGGAAACTTATCTCCAATCTTATCCATGAACAAAGTGGAGAAAAACCAGTTTGCATCATCTCAGACATGTTTTTAGGATGGTGTAAAGAGATAGCTCAAGAGTTTGGAATATTTCATGCTATATTTATCAGCTGTAGCGCCTTTGGTTCTGCCTGTTACTACTCTTTGTGGCTAAATTTACCTCACCGGAGCACTGTTTCTGACAAATTTCTGTTCCCAGATTTTCCTGAAGCTTCTACCTTTCATGTCACTCAATTGTCAGAAGTTTTAAGAGTTGCGGATGGGAGTGATCCTACGACAGCGTTTCGAAGGAAAGAGCTGCTTTCTCCCTGGAGTAAAGCTGATGGAATTTTGTTCAACACTGTGGAGGAGATTGACAAGCTTGGATTGATGTACTTTAGTAGAAAACTAGGCCGTCAGGTTTGGCCTATTGGACCTGTTCTTTTGGCTCCAGGATCCCAAGCTCGAAGCAGAAGAGATTTCGGAATCTCCCCGGAGGAATGTAAATATTGGCTTGACAATAAACCTTCTTGTTCAGTTCTCTATGTTTCATTTGGGTCACAGAACACTATATCAGCATCAAATATGATTCAATTGGCAATGGCTTTAGAGGGTTGTGGCAAGACTTTCATTTGGGTTGTCAGGCCACCAATAGGCTTTGACATCAATTCAGAATTTAAAGCGAATGAATGGTTGCCTGAGGGATTTGAAGAGAGAATCAAACAGTCAGGACGTGGGCTATTGGTTCACAAATGGGCACCCCAGGTGGAAATTTTATCTCACAAATCTTTATCTGCATTTCTGAGTCATTGTGGGTGGAACTCCTTGGTTGAAGCATTAAGTTATGGCGTGCAGATTCTTGGGTGGCCATTGGTGGCGGAGCAGTTTTACAATGTGAAGTTGCTGGAGAAGGAGATTGGAGTTTGTGTGGAGGTTGCAAGAGGGAGGAGTTGTGACGTTCTTCATGAGGAAATAGTAGGGAAAATAGAGATGGTGATGAATGAGAGtgagaaaggaaaggaaattaGGAAGAAAGCCTTGCAAGTTAAGGAGACAATTAAGAATGCTCTAAGTGATGaggaaaattttaagggttCTTCCATGAAAGCCATGGATGAATTCTTGGATGCTTGCATTgatgagaagaagatgaaaattcaataa